The DNA region caaaacaaCGTATACTAGGCACTccaaattatatgtatataattgggtaattattattattgatacaATAATTGTTTCTTCAGATTCAACctatcaaatgttgacaaaatgtttatatatatatatatatatatatatatatatatatatatatatatatatataattatttttatcataattttatttgatatatacaAAAAGAGGTTTAATTCTttcctttcaaaaaaaaaaatgtttaattttacaACTACACTATATTTAGGATAGATCAAGAATTTAGAGTTAGAGtgaacttgaaaaaaaattaaaatgacttaaaaaataatgagaaaattttggataaaacgagtgaataaatataaattttattatttttttttaataatttaataaataaatagtgaattatattgactttttttaataaattagaagtgatgtcacatttttatcgtaaaaaaaaaatcagaaatgggcttcagcccacccgagcccTACATAGATCCGTTTGTGACTATATTCTATATCTATccaataacaatttattttctttcccaTTCCGGAGTACAAAAACCACATACTTAGATTACACACCATATGCGGGCTAAGGCAACTCGATGGAAATAAACCCTAAGCTAAGCCCATTATATCTCATAATGGACTAAAACAACCCCATCAACTCAAGTAGCTTAAGGGGTACTCAAGTAGCTTAAGGGTGTACCGTTATACTTAGTGCTTTCTCCATAGTCACTAAGGGATATTATTACCTATTTGTTCGTTTGACAGGTTTAACACGAAAGAATAAATAAGCTCTACCAAGAATTGCCAAGCATTTGGTACTGAGTTTTCTCTTCcgtttttaataacaaaatgaaCCAGAAGTAGGACCAAACTGAGAGTTAGCAGCATAAATAACGATGGATTTGTGAATGAGAAAATAATACTTTAAGAATAATACTAATCATTGATCTCAATAACTATAAGATTTGTTTTTGCATGAATCTTATCTTTTGTCGGGCCAATTTTACATATTTGTCCATATTTCAAGTGAATTATTAGAACATAATATCAACTATGAGTAGCTCAAATAACCAACCTCGATTTCGTGTGATTTATACTCAAAATATCTTGATTGAGTTGGATATATTATAGTGTATCGTTATGTTTAgttttcttcattaattaatcATGATACATGTAAATTAACTTCATTATCTGGTCAATTAAAGTCAACAATACCTACAACTATAAATGACACATTCACATAACAATTAGATCTACATTGGAATCATTGTGTCTTTTATAATCATAACTTCATCATGTgagattatttagaaataatcagattattttaaattatgatcaAGATACATTTTCATTTgctaaaaataaagttttagtGATCTAATtacacaataatatatttataataaaatcagAAAAAGCTAACAccattatatatttcattatataaagACATACTTAATTGGATGATAGAGCCTAAAAAATCATATCACAATGTTAttagtttgaatttttattacttaattagatcatttatataaaaaaaacataggaCATTGATTGTTACATGAAACAAACCctcaaatgaattatttaatatatataaagagcaCCAGCTCGATAATTTCATTGGTATCCAATGCTTCTCtgatcatatttttataatattttaattatttgcaAGTGAAGCTCGTTAATTGGAGTAAATCATTTGTTAATTACGAACCATAATATGGTTATtgataattgttattattattttgctatTTTTAGACAATATCAATATCGCGCTTCAATTAAATCTAAATCTGGCTAAGAAGTTTTTAAGTGATAATTTGTCTCtcatattatatgtttttatttgtacatgatttttgttttcccaacatataaataattatatatatatatatatatatatatatatatatatatatatattaggttaatAGGGGAATAATttgtgaatatttaattaattattattttaacaaaatctaaaccacttaaaaaaaaaaacagtagtTATCTTGGGGACCAAGTAAGTTTTAAGACACTAGCCCCGAAGTTTACAAATCTCCGAACCTCAAGTTCGGGAGTAGGTCCCATGCCTACATAAATATATGTGCAGTAATTTTagtgtttttgttgttgtttttagCTATAtatggcttgtttgatgttgattatgtaagtttatttttattattatttaaaaaaaaatagattgtttaaatttaattagttaaattattataatatcatttttatatttaaattttatataaaaaaatttaaaaatattttattcatttaatgatatatattagttttgaataaaaaaaatcaaataaacccATATCAAAGTAACTCTTACCTGAATTAAATTCAGGTAGGTAGGTGTGCTCATTTGATGAAGTTTGTCTGTTCAAGAAAAACATAAGTGATTTGAATAAGTGCATATTGAGATAAAATTATCCAACATTcgttttaagttaaataaatgttataaaatgttatatcaTTTGGTTCTTCCAACATTAATAAAAAGGAAATaatacaattttgtttttttaaaaaaagggttAAAAGTCATTTGAAACAAGACTTTCCAAGCTTAGTCTCTACGGAAACCAGTCTGTATTGGCCCACACCAAAGCTAAGGCTCGGTAACCGAACCTAACCATAATATATGGTTTCCCGCTGTAAGTGTGGACACTGGACAGGCTGAAGAAGTGTCGGAAACACACTACTCTttctactactactactagagcttctctctctatctattCTTTCATGTCTTGTGAGAATCGTCGTCTCAACCTAACCCTAGAATGTCAAGgtaaacaagaagaagaacaagaacaagaagatgaTCGATCATCATGATCATGTctttatgtttgtttttatattaaatcgaTCGTTAATTTGAAGAACGTACAAATAAACAACATCCATCAAGAATCCTTTGGACTTTTTCTTGTTTCCTTTCTACTCCACCACCGgtgaaaatattgaaatctatttggatcaaatgatatatatatatatatatcgatcGGTTCtaacaaattaatgaaatacCCGGAGGAGGATTTGATTAAATGTCAGACATTTATGTTTGTCTATCTATAATAGGAAATCAAACTTTCCATTTCAGGATTGTCTCTCTGTCTTTGTCTCTGTCTCATTACTACTCTGGTTTTTGCAGGAATTGGATTGTAGATGGGAAAGGAATCGCAAGCAAAGTTAAAAATGCAGGTCTTCCAATGGCTAAACAAATTAAAGATTGTGGAGCTAATCTTGAATGCCCAAACTGTCATTACCTTATCTGCAACACTACTGATGTAAGTAGTCTAGTACTAAACACATTCCCTTTTGTCTTTTGATATTAATAGTACTGAAATCATCATACCCAATCGCAGGTTTGTCATGAATGGCCAGGATTTCCAGCAGGAGTAAAGTTCGACCCATCAGACACAGAACTATTAGACCACTTAGCAGCCAAATGTAGACCAGAAAACTCAACTGCCCATGTCTTCATCGACGAATTCATCTCCACCGTCGAAAGAGAAGAAGGAATCTGCTATTCCCACCCAGAAGATCTTCCCGGTAACATAAAAACTGTTTCTTTTTTCCTCTATTATTACGTACGTGTGAatgtgaatgaatgaatgaattaatgaattcattttcaaataatcattaGGAGTGAAGAAAGATGGAAGCAGCGTTCATTTCTTTCACAGAACAATAAATGCTTACTCAACCGGTCAGAGGAAACGACGTAAAGTCAGCAATGAGGATCAAGCCAGTAATTCGATCGTACGTTGGCATAAGACGGGAAAGACAAAACCCATTTTGGAAAACGGAATACAAAAGGGATGTAAGAAGATTATGGTTCTCTATGGAAGCTGCAAGAAAGGTTTCAAACCTGATAAATGTAATTGGGTTATGCATCAATACCATTTAGGAACTGATGAAGATGAAATTGAAGGCCAATATGTTGTTTCCAAAATTTTCTATCAACAATCCAAAATTCCTCATCAATTGGTTCAAACCGCTGTTGATCCTTCTACCCCCGTTGCAACTGCTCCCAGCCCCCCTAGACCCCGCAAGCCCGATCAAACTGCTCCCATTCCAAAGGAGGAAATTGATGAGAACTCGAGTAATACCAATACTTGTCTAGCAGGAGAGTCTCAAGCAGATGATTCGATATACGATGCATTGATGTTTGATGATAATAGGATTCTCGATCATTTGGCGCTAGATAAGTTTGGAGATTTGGATAATCTACAACTCGAGACCCCTCCCGATTTCCAGCTTGGTGTAAGTCTTAAACTTAAGAGGTTCAAAATGTCTATAGTTTTCAACTTAATCTCATTAATGGTTTGGTTTGTGGTTGCAGGATTTACAATTATTCGGGTCACAGGACAGCATTTTCGGATGGTTGGACAATTTGTAGAACTAGATTTCGAATCTTTGTGGTGTAATTTTTAGCGATAAACTACTCGAATctctttatttatatgttaaatgaatttttttgcTGTTCGTAATCTAGAAAAGAATACAAAATTGAGCGCAAAACTCGTTTaccatattcaaataatacaaaCTTTGAGAATAATCAAACTTACTTGAAACCTGCCCTGTTCTTGAGAATGAATACACATCTAATCTATATAGTAAACTAAACTaacacaatcatatatatataatggatcGTGGTTAACCGCTCTCTCGTCTGCAATTACCGGGGAGAAGATATTTATACTGATCGGCATTCTCCAACAAGTAAGCAGGCAAATGAACAGCTGAATAAGAACGAGGAATTGGACCCATCTTTCCGATTATCTCCTTAAACGTGTATTCCTCAGGCAACATATCGTAAAGATCAGCTCCTTTACAGATTATGTCCTGAATCCTATCAGGGTTAAGATAATGACTGAACCTCACTCGATCAGAATGGCTGTAGGCCTTCATCTTGAATACGAAATCGCTTATATGGCGGAAACAGAAGCTGCAATGCCAACCCGAATCCGCCAATAGGATATCTGATTGTCTGAAATGAGCATATCTCGTCTGCCCTTTCTGATACCTATGAACGGATCCCCTCCAGCTTTCGTCGTCCCAAAGAAATTCAAAAGAGTACAAGTAATTCTTCAATTGAAGATGAAGGACTGGAGGGATGTCGTCGCACCATCTCAGCAGGTTTATGGTGTGCGCACTGGGGATTTCGTCTACGTCCGACATTATTAACAGATCATCGTCTTCAATTCCTGCTAATCTCAGAAGCTGTTCTACAGCTAGTCTCTGATAACCTTCTTCAACGAAGGGATTTTCGCCTTTCTTGAATCTACCTCCGATTGTAGCGTAGGTCAATCGAGGTTCTATGAACTCGAACTTATCTCGATGAATAGAGAAATGATAGGGTTTGGGTAAGCCAGTGAAAGTTGCATTGGCTTCTAGAAGGATGAACTGTGTGATGTAAGGGTAAAGTTCTTTCCATctgattttgagaatatcaATTTCATTATTGAATAGAACTGCATCAAATACTCTTCTTGGATATTCTCGAATACCCCATCCATGGAGTTTACATAGAGATTCCATGGATACATTTGGATTGTAATAATGAGGTATTTTCACGAATGGCTTGGGTGGTTTTTGCCATATGGGACGTAGAAACGAAGTGATTTGACCATGATACATGTATATTGTAATCGTCGTCAATGGCACGATTAAGAACAAGAACACAATCATTTTATATTCGATTCCTCTCATTACGCCGCGGAATCTGGAGAAAG from Impatiens glandulifera chromosome 5, dImpGla2.1, whole genome shotgun sequence includes:
- the LOC124938444 gene encoding SUPPRESSOR OF GAMMA RESPONSE 1 encodes the protein MSRNWIVDGKGIASKVKNAGLPMAKQIKDCGANLECPNCHYLICNTTDVCHEWPGFPAGVKFDPSDTELLDHLAAKCRPENSTAHVFIDEFISTVEREEGICYSHPEDLPGVKKDGSSVHFFHRTINAYSTGQRKRRKVSNEDQASNSIVRWHKTGKTKPILENGIQKGCKKIMVLYGSCKKGFKPDKCNWVMHQYHLGTDEDEIEGQYVVSKIFYQQSKIPHQLVQTAVDPSTPVATAPSPPRPRKPDQTAPIPKEEIDENSSNTNTCLAGESQADDSIYDALMFDDNRILDHLALDKFGDLDNLQLETPPDFQLGDLQLFGSQDSIFGWLDNL
- the LOC124938443 gene encoding uncharacterized protein LOC124938443, producing the protein MADEYSNSKKRDDSCSSVCDKARGIFTFSRFRGVMRGIEYKMIVFLFLIVPLTTITIYMYHGQITSFLRPIWQKPPKPFVKIPHYYNPNVSMESLCKLHGWGIREYPRRVFDAVLFNNEIDILKIRWKELYPYITQFILLEANATFTGLPKPYHFSIHRDKFEFIEPRLTYATIGGRFKKGENPFVEEGYQRLAVEQLLRLAGIEDDDLLIMSDVDEIPSAHTINLLRWCDDIPPVLHLQLKNYLYSFEFLWDDESWRGSVHRYQKGQTRYAHFRQSDILLADSGWHCSFCFRHISDFVFKMKAYSHSDRVRFSHYLNPDRIQDIICKGADLYDMLPEEYTFKEIIGKMGPIPRSYSAVHLPAYLLENADQYKYLLPGNCRRESG